A genomic window from Pseudocitrobacter corydidari includes:
- the pldA gene encoding phospholipase A, translated as MQLTRSWLLAAVLPVSAFAQEATIKSVHDTPAVKGSIMANLLQEHDNPFTLYPYESNYLLYTWTSDLNKEAISSYDWAEHARKDEVKFQLSLAFPLWRGILGDNSVLGASYTQRSWWQLSNSGESSPFRETNYEPQLFLGFATDYSWEGWTLRDVEFGFNHDSNGRSDPTSRSWNRLYTRLMAQNGNWLVEVKPWYVVGNSNDNPDITKYMGYYRLKVGYQLGDAVLSAQGQYNWNTGYGGAEVGVSYPISKHVRLYTQVYSGYGESLIDYNFNQTRVGVGVMLNDLF; from the coding sequence ATGCAGCTCACCCGGAGTTGGTTATTGGCGGCAGTGCTGCCTGTTTCAGCGTTCGCGCAGGAAGCGACAATTAAATCGGTTCACGACACGCCTGCCGTAAAAGGCAGTATCATGGCTAACCTGCTGCAGGAACATGATAATCCGTTCACGCTCTATCCTTATGAAAGCAACTACCTGCTTTATACCTGGACCAGCGATCTCAATAAAGAAGCGATCAGTTCCTACGACTGGGCCGAGCACGCGCGCAAAGATGAAGTGAAGTTTCAGCTCAGCCTGGCCTTCCCGTTATGGCGCGGCATTCTGGGTGATAACTCGGTGCTGGGCGCGTCGTATACCCAGCGTTCCTGGTGGCAGTTGTCGAACAGTGGTGAATCTTCGCCGTTTCGCGAAACCAACTATGAACCGCAGTTGTTCCTTGGCTTTGCCACCGATTACTCATGGGAAGGCTGGACGTTGCGCGATGTTGAATTTGGTTTCAACCATGATTCAAACGGTCGCTCAGACCCCACGTCTCGTAGCTGGAACCGTCTTTACACGCGCCTGATGGCGCAGAATGGCAACTGGCTGGTCGAGGTGAAACCCTGGTATGTGGTGGGGAACTCCAACGATAACCCGGATATCACCAAATATATGGGCTACTATCGTCTGAAAGTCGGTTATCAACTGGGTGACGCGGTACTGAGCGCGCAGGGCCAGTATAACTGGAACACCGGTTACGGCGGCGCGGAAGTGGGCGTCAGCTACCCTATCAGCAAGCATGTTCGCCTTTATACCCAGGTTTACAGCGGCTACGGCGAATCGCTGATTGACTACAATTTCAATCAAACGCGTGTGGGCGTGGGTGTCATGCTTAACGATCTGTTTTAA
- the yigI gene encoding acyl-CoA thioesterase YigI — translation MSAELTADAALKLVGEIFVYHMPFNRALGLELERYEKDFAKLNFNNQPMMVGNWAQSILHGGVIASALDVAAGLVCVGSTLTRHDTINEEELRQRLSRMGTIDLRVDYLRPGRGNRFTATSTLLRAGNKVAVARVELHNEEQVHIASATATYMVG, via the coding sequence ATGTCTGCTGAACTCACTGCCGATGCCGCGCTGAAGCTGGTCGGTGAAATCTTTGTTTATCACATGCCGTTCAACCGGGCGCTTGGCCTGGAGCTGGAACGTTATGAGAAAGACTTCGCCAAACTCAACTTTAATAACCAGCCAATGATGGTCGGTAACTGGGCGCAAAGTATTCTGCACGGCGGTGTGATCGCTTCAGCGCTGGATGTCGCGGCAGGCCTGGTCTGCGTCGGCAGCACATTGACGCGCCACGACACCATCAACGAAGAAGAGCTGCGTCAGCGTCTCTCACGGATGGGCACCATCGATTTACGCGTTGACTATTTACGTCCAGGGCGCGGCAATCGCTTCACCGCCACCAGCACCCTGCTGCGCGCAGGCAATAAAGTCGCCGTCGCGCGCGTGGAGCTGCACAACGAAGAGCAGGTCCACATCGCCAGCGCAACCGCGACATATATGGTGGGATAA
- the rarD gene encoding EamA family transporter RarD, with translation MDAKQTRQGVLLALAAYFIWGIAPAYFKLIYYVPADEILTHRVIWSFFFMVALISISRQWSAVKTLLQTPKKIFMLALSAVLIGGNWLLFIWSVNNHHMLEASLGYFINPLVNILLGMLFLGERFRRMQWLAVALAACGVLVQLWTFGSLPIIALGLAFSFAFYGLVRKKIAVDAQTGMLFETLWLLPVAAIYLFGIADSATSHMGSNSWSLNLLLIAAGVVTTIPLLCFTGAATRLRLSTLGFFQYIGPTLMFILAVTFYGEMPGADKMVTFAFIWVALAIFIMDAVYTQRRKR, from the coding sequence ATGGATGCCAAACAGACGCGGCAGGGCGTGCTTCTCGCTCTCGCCGCCTATTTTATTTGGGGTATCGCTCCGGCGTACTTCAAACTTATCTACTATGTGCCTGCCGATGAAATCCTGACGCACCGCGTGATCTGGTCCTTCTTCTTCATGGTGGCGCTGATCAGCATCAGCCGTCAGTGGTCGGCGGTGAAAACGCTGCTGCAAACGCCGAAGAAAATCTTCATGCTGGCGCTCTCCGCCGTGCTAATTGGCGGTAACTGGCTGCTGTTTATCTGGTCGGTGAACAACCACCATATGCTGGAAGCGAGCCTGGGTTACTTTATTAACCCGCTGGTGAATATTCTGCTGGGGATGCTGTTCCTCGGTGAGCGCTTCCGCCGGATGCAGTGGCTGGCTGTGGCTCTCGCCGCCTGCGGCGTGTTGGTGCAACTGTGGACGTTTGGCTCGCTGCCAATCATCGCTCTGGGTCTGGCATTCAGCTTCGCCTTCTATGGCCTGGTGCGCAAAAAAATCGCTGTCGATGCACAAACCGGCATGCTGTTTGAAACCCTGTGGCTGCTGCCTGTCGCGGCCATTTATCTGTTTGGCATTGCCGACAGCGCCACCAGCCATATGGGCAGCAACAGTTGGTCGCTGAATCTGCTGCTGATTGCCGCAGGCGTGGTGACGACGATTCCGTTGCTCTGTTTCACCGGCGCGGCAACCCGTTTACGCTTATCAACGCTGGGCTTTTTCCAGTATATCGGCCCAACCCTGATGTTTATCCTGGCGGTGACCTTCTACGGCGAAATGCCGGGTGCCGATAAAATGGTGACATTTGCCTTTATCTGGGTAGCACTGGCGATCTTTATTATGGATGCGGTGTATACACAGCGGCGAAAACGTTAA
- the corA gene encoding magnesium/cobalt transporter CorA: MLSAFQLEKNRLTRLEADEISHLASSVWVDLVEPDDEERNRVQKELGQNLATRPELEDIEASARFFEDEDGLHIHSFFFYEDADDHAGNSTVAFTIREGRLFTLRERELPAFRLYRMRARNQSMVDGNAYELLLDLFETKIEQLADEIENIYSDLEKLSRVIMEGHQGDEYDEALSTLAELEDIGWKVRLCLMDTQRALNFLVRKARLPAVQLEQAREILRDIESLLPHNESLFQKVNFLMQAAMGFINIEQNRIIKIFSVVSVVFLPPTLVASSYGMNFEFMPELKWSFGYPGAIIFMMLAGLAPYLYFKRKNWL; encoded by the coding sequence ATGCTGAGCGCATTTCAACTGGAAAAAAATCGTTTAACGCGTCTTGAAGCGGACGAAATCAGCCATCTCGCCAGTTCGGTGTGGGTTGATTTAGTCGAACCCGACGATGAAGAACGAAACCGTGTGCAAAAGGAATTGGGCCAGAACCTGGCCACGCGCCCTGAACTGGAAGACATCGAAGCATCCGCGCGTTTCTTTGAAGACGAAGACGGTTTGCACATCCACTCCTTCTTCTTCTATGAAGATGCAGACGATCACGCAGGTAACTCCACCGTGGCGTTCACCATCCGCGAAGGGCGACTCTTCACCCTGCGCGAACGCGAACTGCCGGCGTTTCGTCTCTATCGTATGCGCGCCCGTAACCAGTCAATGGTGGACGGTAACGCCTATGAGCTGCTGCTCGATCTCTTTGAAACCAAGATTGAACAGCTGGCGGATGAAATTGAAAACATCTACAGCGATCTGGAAAAACTGAGCCGCGTCATCATGGAAGGTCATCAGGGCGATGAATATGACGAGGCGCTTTCCACACTGGCAGAGCTGGAAGATATCGGCTGGAAGGTGCGTTTGTGTCTGATGGATACCCAGCGCGCGCTTAACTTCCTGGTGCGTAAAGCGCGTTTACCGGCGGTGCAGCTGGAGCAGGCGCGTGAAATTCTGCGAGATATCGAATCCCTGCTGCCGCATAACGAATCGCTGTTCCAGAAGGTCAACTTCCTGATGCAGGCGGCGATGGGCTTTATCAACATCGAGCAGAACCGCATCATCAAGATCTTCTCGGTGGTTTCCGTGGTCTTCCTGCCGCCGACGCTGGTGGCCTCCAGCTATGGGATGAACTTCGAGTTTATGCCGGAGCTGAAGTGGAGCTTCGGCTACCCCGGCGCGATTATCTTTATGATGCTCGCCGGGCTGGCGCCATATCTGTACTTTAAACGGAAGAACTGGCTATAG
- the ysgD gene encoding YsgD/CorL family protein gives MDTPSRCWLTLLSFRNNS, from the coding sequence TTGGACACACCCAGTAGATGCTGGCTCACTCTCCTGTCATTCAGGAACAACTCCTAA
- the uvrD gene encoding DNA helicase II, with the protein MDVSYLLDSLNDKQREAVAASRTNMLVLAGAGSGKTRVLVHRIAWLMTVENCSPYSIMAVTFTNKAAAEMRHRIGQLMGTTQGGMWVGTFHGLAHRLLRAHHLDANLPQDFQILDSEDQLRLLKRLIKAMNLDEKQWPPRQAMWYINSQKDEGLRPHHIQSYGNPVEQTWQKVYQAYQEACDRAGLVDFAELLLRAHELWLNKPHILQHYRERFTNILVDEFQDTNNIQYAWIRLLAGDTGKVMIVGDDDQSIYGWRGAQVENIQRFLNDFPGAETIRLEQNYRSTSNILSAANALIENNNGRLGKKLWTDGADGEPISLYCAFNELDEARFVVNRIKTWQDNGGALDQCAILYRSNAQSRVLEEALLQASMPYRIYGGMRFFERQEIKDALSYLRLIANRNDDAAFERVVNTPTRGIGDRTLDVVRQTSRDRQLTLWQSCRELLQEKALAGRAASALQRFMELIDALAQETADMPLHVQTDRVVKDSGLRMMYEQEKGEKGQTRIENLDELVTATRQFAYNEEDEDLMPLQAFLSHAALEAGEGQADTWQDAVQLMTLHSAKGLEFPQVFIVGMEEGMFPSQMSLEEGGRLEEERRLAYVGVTRAMQKLTLTYAETRRLYGKEVYHRPSRFIGELPENCVEEVRLRATVSRPVSHQRMGTPISENDTGYKLGQRVRHAKFGEGTIVNLEGSGEHSRLQVAFQGQGIKWLVAAYAKLETV; encoded by the coding sequence ATGGACGTTTCTTACCTGCTCGACAGCCTTAATGACAAACAGCGCGAAGCCGTCGCCGCTTCGCGCACCAACATGCTGGTGCTGGCTGGGGCGGGCAGTGGTAAGACGCGCGTACTGGTTCACCGTATCGCCTGGCTGATGACCGTGGAAAACTGTTCACCGTACTCCATTATGGCGGTGACGTTTACCAACAAAGCGGCGGCAGAGATGCGCCACCGTATCGGGCAACTGATGGGCACCACCCAGGGCGGCATGTGGGTCGGCACCTTCCACGGGCTGGCGCACCGCTTACTGCGCGCGCACCACCTGGACGCCAATCTGCCGCAGGATTTCCAAATTCTTGATAGCGAAGATCAGCTGCGCCTGCTCAAACGTCTGATCAAAGCGATGAACCTCGACGAGAAGCAGTGGCCGCCGCGCCAGGCGATGTGGTACATCAACAGCCAGAAAGACGAAGGGCTGCGTCCGCACCACATTCAAAGCTATGGCAATCCGGTTGAGCAAACCTGGCAGAAGGTTTATCAGGCCTATCAGGAAGCATGCGACCGCGCAGGGCTGGTGGATTTCGCCGAGCTGCTGCTGCGCGCGCATGAACTGTGGCTTAACAAGCCGCACATTCTTCAGCATTATCGCGAGCGCTTCACCAATATCCTGGTGGACGAATTCCAGGATACCAACAACATTCAGTACGCATGGATCCGCCTGCTGGCGGGCGACACTGGTAAAGTGATGATCGTCGGCGATGATGACCAGTCAATCTACGGCTGGCGCGGCGCGCAGGTGGAAAACATCCAGCGCTTCCTCAACGATTTCCCCGGTGCTGAAACTATCCGTCTGGAACAGAACTACCGTTCTACCAGCAATATTCTGAGCGCGGCGAACGCCCTGATTGAGAACAATAACGGTCGTCTCGGTAAGAAACTGTGGACCGACGGTGCAGACGGCGAGCCGATTTCGCTCTACTGCGCCTTCAACGAACTCGACGAAGCGCGTTTCGTGGTTAACCGTATCAAAACCTGGCAGGACAACGGCGGCGCGCTGGACCAGTGCGCCATTCTCTATCGTAGCAACGCCCAGTCGCGCGTGCTGGAAGAGGCGTTACTGCAGGCGAGTATGCCGTACCGTATTTACGGCGGTATGCGCTTCTTCGAACGTCAGGAAATCAAAGATGCGCTCTCGTATCTGCGCCTGATTGCCAACCGCAACGACGACGCGGCGTTTGAGCGCGTGGTGAATACCCCGACGCGCGGCATCGGTGACCGCACGCTGGATGTGGTGCGCCAGACCTCGCGCGATCGCCAGCTTACGCTGTGGCAGTCGTGCCGCGAGCTGTTGCAGGAAAAAGCGCTGGCAGGACGCGCGGCGAGCGCGTTGCAGCGCTTTATGGAACTGATTGACGCGCTGGCCCAGGAAACGGCGGATATGCCGCTGCACGTGCAGACAGACCGCGTGGTGAAAGACTCCGGCCTGCGCATGATGTACGAGCAGGAAAAGGGCGAAAAGGGCCAGACGCGAATCGAAAACTTAGACGAACTGGTGACGGCGACGCGCCAGTTTGCGTACAACGAAGAAGACGAAGATTTAATGCCGTTGCAGGCGTTCCTGTCTCATGCCGCGCTGGAAGCGGGCGAAGGGCAGGCGGATACCTGGCAGGACGCGGTACAGCTGATGACGCTGCACTCGGCGAAAGGGCTGGAATTCCCGCAGGTGTTTATCGTCGGCATGGAAGAGGGCATGTTCCCGAGCCAGATGTCGCTGGAGGAAGGCGGGCGTCTGGAAGAGGAACGCCGTCTGGCCTACGTTGGCGTGACGCGTGCGATGCAGAAACTGACGCTGACCTACGCCGAAACGCGTCGCTTGTACGGTAAAGAGGTGTATCACCGTCCTTCTCGTTTTATCGGCGAGCTGCCGGAAAACTGTGTGGAAGAGGTACGCCTGCGTGCCACCGTCAGCCGTCCGGTGAGCCATCAGCGCATGGGGACGCCGATTTCCGAAAACGACACCGGTTATAAACTTGGCCAGCGCGTGCGCCACGCTAAGTTTGGCGAAGGTACGATCGTCAATCTGGAAGGTAGCGGCGAGCACAGCCGCTTGCAGGTCGCGTTCCAGGGGCAGGGGATCAAATGGCTGGTTGCGGCGTATGCGAAGCTGGAAACAGTCTAA
- the yigB gene encoding 5-amino-6-(5-phospho-D-ribitylamino)uracil phosphatase YigB, producing MRFYRPLGHIAALTFDLDDTLYDNHPVIDRTQQESLAFVRSYHPALCNFENRDLQQLRDALRKAEPEIYHDVTEWRRRALELGMLNAGLTAQEAAIGANAAMANFAQWRSRIDVPQETHDTLAQLAEKWPLVAITNGNAQPELFGLNDYFKFVLRAGPDGRSKPFADMYHLAAEKLDVPLSAILHVGDDLTTDVAGAIRSGLQACWIKPQDADLMQVADSRLLPHIEISRLASLTSLI from the coding sequence ATGCGTTTTTACCGACCACTGGGCCACATCGCCGCACTGACGTTTGACCTGGACGACACCCTTTACGACAACCATCCGGTGATTGATCGCACCCAGCAGGAATCGCTGGCGTTTGTGCGCAGCTATCATCCGGCGCTGTGCAATTTTGAAAACCGCGATTTACAGCAACTGCGCGACGCGCTGCGCAAAGCGGAGCCGGAAATTTATCACGATGTCACCGAATGGCGTCGCCGCGCGCTGGAACTGGGCATGCTCAACGCGGGCTTAACCGCGCAGGAAGCGGCGATTGGCGCAAATGCGGCGATGGCCAATTTCGCCCAATGGCGCAGCCGAATTGATGTTCCGCAGGAAACCCACGATACGCTGGCACAGCTTGCGGAAAAATGGCCGCTGGTGGCGATCACCAATGGTAATGCCCAGCCAGAATTATTCGGCCTGAACGACTATTTTAAGTTTGTGCTGCGCGCCGGGCCGGATGGGCGCTCGAAGCCGTTTGCCGATATGTATCATCTGGCCGCTGAAAAGCTGGATGTGCCGCTTAGCGCCATTCTGCACGTGGGCGATGACCTGACGACGGACGTCGCGGGCGCGATTCGCAGCGGCTTGCAGGCATGCTGGATCAAACCACAAGACGCCGACCTGATGCAGGTGGCTGATAGCCGTTTACTGCCGCATATCGAAATTTCCCGGTTGGCATCGCTGACCTCGCTGATATAA
- the xerC gene encoding tyrosine recombinase XerC: protein MNDELLSAAVTRFLRYLGVERQLSPITLLNYQRQLDAIIELAQQMGLKRWQQCDAAMVRSFATRSRRKGLGAASLALRLSALRSFFDWMVSQGELPANPAKGISAPKAPRHLPKNIDVDDVNRLLDIDINDPLAVRDRAMLEVMYGAGLRLSELVNLDIKHLDLDTGEVWVMGKGSKERRLPIGRNAVAWIEHWLDLRGLFGSDDDALFLSKLGKRISARNVQKRFAEWGIKQGLNSHVHPHKLRHSFATHMLESSGDLRGVQELLGHANLSTTQIYTHLDFQHLASVYDAAHPRAKRGK, encoded by the coding sequence ATGAATGACGAACTTCTCTCTGCGGCAGTAACGCGTTTTCTGCGTTATCTGGGCGTCGAGCGCCAGCTTAGCCCGATTACGCTCCTCAATTATCAGCGTCAGCTTGATGCCATCATTGAACTGGCCCAGCAGATGGGCCTGAAGCGCTGGCAACAATGTGATGCTGCCATGGTGCGCAGCTTTGCCACCCGCAGTCGCCGAAAAGGGCTGGGGGCGGCCAGCCTGGCGTTACGCTTATCGGCGTTGCGCAGCTTTTTTGACTGGATGGTGAGCCAGGGCGAGCTGCCCGCGAATCCGGCAAAAGGGATCTCCGCACCAAAAGCGCCGCGTCATCTGCCGAAAAATATCGACGTCGATGACGTCAATCGCCTGCTGGATATCGATATTAACGATCCGCTGGCGGTACGCGACCGCGCGATGCTCGAAGTGATGTACGGCGCCGGTCTGCGTCTTTCTGAACTGGTGAACCTGGATATCAAACACCTCGACCTCGACACCGGGGAGGTGTGGGTGATGGGCAAGGGCAGCAAAGAGCGCCGCCTGCCCATTGGCCGCAACGCGGTGGCGTGGATTGAGCACTGGCTCGATTTACGTGGGCTGTTTGGTAGCGACGATGACGCGCTGTTTCTTTCCAAACTGGGGAAACGTATCTCGGCGCGTAACGTCCAAAAACGGTTTGCCGAGTGGGGCATCAAGCAGGGGCTGAACAGCCACGTGCATCCGCACAAGCTGCGCCACTCCTTTGCGACCCACATGCTGGAGTCGAGCGGCGATCTGCGCGGTGTGCAGGAGCTTTTGGGGCACGCCAATCTCTCGACCACCCAAATCTATACCCATCTCGATTTTCAACACCTCGCCTCGGTGTACGATGCCGCGCATCCACGCGCTAAACGGGGGAAATAA
- a CDS encoding DUF484 domain-containing protein, whose amino-acid sequence MKQVGEEQQEALSALDDRAVVDYLLQHPEFFIRNAAVVEQMRVPHPVRGTVSLVEWHMARARNHIHTLEENMSLLMEQATANEGLFYRLLHLQNRLASAESLDDLLLRFHRWARDLGLAGASIRLFADRWRLGAPSKYTQLVLSRQAFEPLRIQRLGQERHYLGTLNGPELLVVLPEAKAVGSVAMSMMGSDADLGVILFTSRDAHHYEAGQGTQLLQEVALMLPGLLERWIERA is encoded by the coding sequence ATGAAACAAGTCGGGGAAGAACAGCAGGAAGCATTAAGCGCGCTCGACGATCGCGCCGTCGTGGATTATCTGTTGCAACATCCTGAATTCTTTATACGTAATGCCGCGGTCGTGGAACAGATGCGTGTTCCACACCCGGTGCGCGGTACCGTGTCGCTGGTTGAGTGGCACATGGCGCGCGCGCGTAATCATATTCATACGCTTGAAGAGAACATGTCGCTGCTGATGGAGCAGGCCACGGCCAACGAAGGGCTGTTCTACCGTTTGCTGCATCTGCAAAATCGCCTGGCGAGCGCGGAAAGTCTTGACGATTTGCTGCTGCGTTTTCATCGCTGGGCGCGCGATCTGGGCCTTGCGGGCGCGTCGATTCGTCTCTTTGCCGATCGCTGGCGTCTGGGCGCGCCGTCGAAATACACCCAACTGGTGCTGTCACGCCAGGCGTTTGAACCGCTGCGTATTCAGCGTCTTGGTCAGGAGCGCCACTATCTGGGCACGTTGAACGGCCCTGAATTGCTGGTGGTGCTGCCAGAAGCGAAAGCCGTTGGCTCGGTGGCGATGTCGATGATGGGCAGCGATGCTGACCTCGGCGTGATTCTGTTCACCAGCCGCGATGCGCATCACTATGAAGCCGGGCAGGGTACGCAGCTTCTGCAGGAAGTGGCATTGATGTTGCCAGGTCTGCTGGAGCGCTGGATTGAGCGCGCATGA
- the dapF gene encoding diaminopimelate epimerase, with amino-acid sequence MQFSKMHGLGNDFMVVDAVTQNVFFSPELIRRLADRHLGVGFDQLLVVEPPYDPDLDFHYRIFNADGSEVSQCGNGARCFARFVRLKGLTNKRDIRVSTANGRMVLSVTDDDLVRVNMGEPNFEPSQVPFRANKAEKTYIMRAAEQTVLCGVVSMGNPHCVIQVDDVETAAVESLGPVMESHDRFPERANIGFMQVVKRDHIRLRVYERGAGETQACGSGACAAVAVGIQQGLLDEEVRVELPGGRLDIAWRGPGQPLYMTGPAAHVYDGFIHL; translated from the coding sequence ATGCAGTTCTCTAAAATGCATGGCCTTGGCAACGATTTTATGGTCGTCGACGCGGTGACGCAGAATGTGTTTTTCTCGCCGGAATTGATTCGTCGTCTGGCGGACAGGCATCTGGGCGTCGGCTTCGACCAACTGCTGGTCGTCGAGCCGCCCTACGATCCCGATCTCGATTTCCACTATCGCATCTTTAATGCCGACGGCAGCGAAGTGTCGCAGTGTGGCAACGGGGCGCGCTGCTTTGCGCGTTTCGTGCGTCTGAAAGGCCTGACCAATAAACGTGATATTCGCGTCAGTACCGCCAACGGGCGTATGGTATTAAGCGTGACGGACGACGATCTGGTTCGCGTGAATATGGGCGAGCCGAATTTCGAGCCTTCGCAGGTGCCGTTCCGCGCCAACAAAGCGGAAAAGACCTATATTATGCGAGCGGCCGAGCAGACAGTATTGTGCGGCGTGGTCTCGATGGGTAACCCGCACTGCGTGATTCAGGTCGATGATGTTGAAACGGCGGCGGTTGAGTCGCTGGGCCCGGTGATGGAAAGCCACGATCGCTTTCCGGAACGCGCCAATATCGGTTTTATGCAGGTGGTTAAACGCGATCACATCCGTTTGCGCGTCTATGAGCGCGGCGCGGGTGAGACGCAGGCTTGCGGCAGCGGCGCTTGTGCGGCGGTGGCTGTGGGTATCCAGCAGGGGCTACTGGACGAAGAGGTTCGCGTGGAGTTACCGGGCGGACGTCTGGATATCGCCTGGAGAGGCCCGGGTCAACCGTTGTATATGACTGGCCCGGCGGCACACGTCTATGACGGATTTATTCACTTATGA
- the lptM gene encoding LPS translocon maturation chaperone LptM produces the protein MKNIFRPLAVLAVLFSLTGCGLKGPLYFPPADKTAPTPTKPVDSQIQTDSPDRNDRGDDGGPTQVNY, from the coding sequence ATGAAGAACATTTTCCGACCGCTGGCCGTGTTGGCTGTGCTGTTTAGCCTTACCGGTTGCGGCCTTAAAGGCCCGCTCTATTTCCCACCGGCTGATAAAACGGCGCCGACGCCAACCAAGCCCGTGGATAGCCAGATCCAAACGGATTCGCCGGATCGTAACGATCGCGGTGATGACGGCGGCCCGACGCAAGTCAACTATTGA
- a CDS encoding DKNYY family protein produces the protein MHYRNVVCLLACSLFLSPAWGCKLSSVDPNEYQQQGKGVVYLRPNQNTNLSLPNVNYKRLRRLANLLIDPATLEDWEEIPPLTDLSTDYDVRGANAWYPHYSWHSDGRYIIYAGKIVQNPAGTPPVDVTSFKAWGDFAADKNSLYFRGERTDDNGGDKPLDSKTLHQMNLPPPWEPDVLGLILRDANFLYINGHRIAETNSFRVLAQKSWDKHGKFSMKFSCIRKPFGPWDTLARTQTKIMLNGEQLDADPDTFTVVRWIPEALISWRDKNGFHRKVLDQYALDSNEEYSCGSFNVKEHRVTWRSSFPGKGAECQQEEIPGLDPEQFHPISDAVAQYQDKLYVIETTPFDELKLNIVTLDDPKLIINKRFNAGKRHGYLLTRKGDEFGDSGLQVFESAGPLILFDNHIPSEREAHQGSSNPYIQKWLARDDKYVYRFDGMQLWRYHTADPRAVRVVNDQLDGKINGDGEFIPTPRDEAKK, from the coding sequence ATGCACTATCGCAATGTGGTTTGTTTGTTGGCTTGTTCATTGTTCTTATCGCCTGCCTGGGGATGTAAGCTTTCATCTGTGGATCCCAATGAGTATCAGCAACAGGGAAAAGGCGTGGTGTACCTGCGCCCTAATCAAAACACCAATCTTTCGCTACCGAACGTGAATTACAAGCGCCTGCGTCGGTTGGCGAATTTGTTAATTGACCCAGCGACACTGGAAGATTGGGAGGAAATACCGCCGTTAACCGATCTGTCTACTGATTATGATGTGAGGGGCGCAAATGCCTGGTATCCTCATTACTCCTGGCATAGCGATGGTCGCTATATTATTTACGCTGGCAAGATAGTGCAAAATCCTGCGGGTACACCGCCGGTTGACGTCACGTCATTCAAGGCTTGGGGCGATTTTGCCGCTGATAAAAATAGCCTCTATTTCAGAGGCGAACGCACGGATGACAATGGTGGTGACAAGCCTTTAGATAGCAAAACACTGCATCAGATGAATTTACCGCCGCCATGGGAACCTGACGTCCTCGGGCTGATATTGCGTGATGCTAACTTCCTGTATATCAACGGGCATCGTATTGCTGAGACCAATAGTTTCCGCGTGCTGGCGCAAAAGTCCTGGGATAAGCACGGAAAATTTTCCATGAAGTTTAGCTGCATTCGCAAACCATTCGGCCCCTGGGATACGCTGGCTCGTACACAGACGAAGATTATGCTCAACGGCGAACAACTGGATGCCGACCCGGATACCTTCACCGTTGTGCGCTGGATACCTGAAGCATTAATAAGCTGGCGAGATAAAAACGGCTTTCACCGAAAGGTACTGGATCAATATGCCCTGGACAGCAATGAGGAATATAGCTGCGGTAGTTTCAATGTAAAGGAACACCGCGTCACCTGGCGTAGTAGCTTCCCGGGTAAGGGAGCAGAATGCCAACAAGAAGAGATTCCCGGCCTCGATCCTGAACAGTTTCACCCAATTAGCGATGCTGTCGCGCAGTATCAGGACAAGCTGTACGTCATCGAAACAACGCCATTCGACGAGCTCAAGCTGAATATTGTTACGCTTGATGACCCGAAACTGATTATTAATAAACGCTTCAACGCCGGGAAGCGTCACGGTTACTTGCTCACAAGAAAGGGAGACGAGTTTGGGGATTCTGGTTTACAGGTGTTTGAATCCGCCGGGCCACTCATTTTATTTGATAACCACATCCCCAGCGAACGGGAAGCGCATCAGGGTAGCAGCAACCCTTATATCCAAAAATGGTTAGCCCGCGACGACAAATATGTTTATCGCTTCGATGGCATGCAGCTCTGGCGCTATCACACCGCAGAT